In [Mycobacterium] stephanolepidis, the genomic window TTCAGATCGGAGGACAATGATCGTGTCAAAGAGCGTCTTCACATGGTTGGCCGCTTTTCTCGTGGCCGTTGGGCTGGTCGCACAGACCGCGGTCGCACGTGCCACGCCGGCCGATGAGACCGAGATCCGGGATGTCACCGCCGGACGGCTTTCGGCATTGCAGGCGGTGGACGCGATCCAGTACGCATCGTTCTTCTGCGCCGATGTCCGGGACAAGATCGAATCGGATTGGGGGCAGTCTTTCTCCCCGCCGGAGGTCGGCCGGCTGGAGGGGGCCAACCTCAAGAAGCTGCGCGCGAAGGTTCACGAGGTGTTCCCACTCGCCTCCGATGCCGCCGTTGAGGACTTTGTGACCGCGGTGGACAACCAGGACCAGCAGGCGTTGTCGGCTGCCTGGCACCGTTTCTGGGTGGAGACCTTCGCGCACCTGACCTTCAGGGTCAGCAAGGTGACTGTGACCGGCGATACCGCCAAGGCAACCATCGCGTTCCGTAACACCAGTGGACGCGGGAACGAGCCGAGGAAGTTCGTGCGCGAGGACGGCTTCTGGAAGGACTGCACACCCGAAGCCACGCAGACCGAGACTGCGATCGGCAACGATGAGCCTCTGCTGGAGGCGCTGACCGGCGCTGGGGGCTAGGAAGCTTCCAGTCGGTCGGGGCGCCCACGAGCACGATCCGCGCACCATATTCACTGGTAAGTTTGCTCGGTGAGGGTGCACGAGCTGATCTGTACTGATAGAAATTAGCTCGGAGACGAGTGGGCTATACGAGCGAGGGTTGTCATGGTTTGCCGGAGATGGACCGGAGCGGTGCTGTTGGCGGCACTGTTGTTCGGTGGTGTGGGGTGTACGCAAACGGTGGACGGGGACGGTCAGCCCAACGCTGAGGCGCTCGCGACCGCGCGCGACGAGAATCAGATCAAGGCGCTGATTGCGCAGCAGAACACCTACACGGCCAGCTTCGACTTCGCGAAGCTGGCCGAGACGAAGTGTGCCAAGTACCGGGATGCAACCGCTCAGAGCGGACCGCCCATCCCGCCGATGAGCGAAATCGCGCCGCCGGAGATCGCCACGGTGCCCGGTGCCGGCGATGCGCTGCGGGGGTTGCTGGCGCAGAAGTTCCCGACGGTGCCGCAGGACGTCATCAACGCCGTGGTCGACAGCCTCGTCGCCCAGGATGAGCAGGCGTATCAAGCGGCGATGCGCAATCTGCTGAAGTCGCTCATCACCGTCAAGGTCACCGATGTCCAGAACATCGAAGTCAAGGGCGATCAGGCCACCGCGGACATCACGATCACCACCACCTCCGGGAACAAGACACCCTCCCAGGAGAAGCAGACCGTCAAGTACGTCAAGGAAGACGGAAAGTGGCTGGACTGCGCGCCGCCGAGCGGTGGTGCCTAGTCCGAACGTAACGGACCCGGTGTCCTGCGGCGATAACGTCATGAAGTACTGCCAACCAGGGGAGGGAACCGTGAAGCGCACGCTCGTCGTCACCGCAGCGGCTGCCGCACTGGCAACTTTCGTCGTTCCCATTGCCGATGCGGCACCCAACCGCGACGCGGTGACAGAACATGTGCGGGCCTGGGAAAAGGCATACAACGATGTCGACACCAACAAGATCGGCGACCTGACCTGCGATAAGTATCGCGACCGCGAAATGGCGAACAACGAGTCGCGAATCCCCACGTGGGACGACTTCGTCAAACCGTCGGACCTGTACGCCAAGTTCCCCAAGCTCTCGCAAGGGACCCTCGATCAGCTGCTCGACGCCGCCAAGCGTAAGGACGCCGCAGCCTTTCGGCAGGCATCGGTGCAGGTGGTGCGTGAGAACGCGCATCTGACGGTCACCAACATCGACAAGGTCAACGTCATCGAGGCCAAGAACGCGACGGCGACGGTGACCACGTCGTCGGTGTGGGGCAACGACGCGCCCAAGACCACTACCTCCGACTGGTATCTGACCTACGAGCGTGACGCCTGGCGCTACTGCAACCCCGTGCTGACGGTCCGCTGACTCAGGCTCCTTTGAGCGACAGCTCGATCCTGGCGGCCGATGGCGCGCAGTTCCCGGCGCCCGACCGCAGGGTGGCAAGCGCACCGGCCACATTCGCCCGCCGCAGCGCCGTCTCGGCTCCCTGCGGCCACCAGGCCGCCAGCACCCCGGCGAACACATCGCCGGCGCCGGTGGTGTCGAGGGGCCGCACCGGATACGACGGAACCGTGATCTCACCCTGAGGGCTGCGGTAACGCGATCCTTCGTCGCCCAGCGTGGTCACCAGGTGCCGCGACGGATACAGCCAGGATTTGGCCTCGGTCTCGTTGACGACGACCACGCTCGCGCGAAACGCCAGCTCCGCCAGGTCTGGTGAGCGCACAGGGGCCGGCGAGGCGTTGAGTACGAATTGCTTTCCGGCCTCGGCGGCCCACCGGGCGGCTGTCAGCGCGACCTGAACCGGGATCTCCAACTGGCACAGCAACACATCGTGCGAGCAGATGATGTCCTTGTGCAGCTTCTCGTCCAAGGTGAACGCGCTGTTGGCGCCGGGGGCCACCACGATGCTGTTCTCGCCGGAGTCCTCCACGGTGATGGCGGCCATCCCGCTGGGCCCGTCGACCTCGACGAGCCCGTCGAGGCCAATGTTGTTGTCTTCCAGGTGAGATCGCAGCATCGGTGCGGCACCGTCGGAGCCCACGGCGCCGATGAACTGCACCGAGGCGCCCGCGCGCGCCGCGGCGACGGCTTGATTGGCGCCCTTGCCGCCCGGAGCGGGCAGGGCTGACGTCGCCAGCACCGTCGCACCCGGGGCGGGCAGCTCCTCCACCCGCAACGTCAAATCCATGTTGACGCTGCCGAGGACACATACCGTGGCTAACTCAGTCACCCGCCTAGGCTAGTCCTGGCGCAGCTACATTTCGGGCACCCGGATACCCTGACACGATGAGCGTTTCAACCAACGAGTTGGCCGCACCCACGGCGGACGTCTCCGGCGTCGCCACGGATCTGCGCGCGGACGTTCATGATGCCGCCCGGCGGGCACGGGTCGCGGCCCGCGACTTGGCCAGGCTGACCGCCGACACGAAGAATTCCGCACTGCTGGCGGCGGCCGACGCGATCGTCGCCGCCACCGCGTCGATCATCGTGGCCAATGCCGATGACCTGCAGCGCGCACGCGATGCCGGTATCGGTGCGGCCATGCTTGATCGGCTCGCGCTGGACGATCGCCGGATCATCGGTATTGCCGACGGACTGCGTCAGGTCGCAGGCCTGCCGGACCCTGTCGGCGAGGTGCTGCGGGGCTCCACCCGGCCCAATGGACTGCGGCTGCGTCAGGTCAGAGTGCCGCTCGGAGTCGTCGGCATGGTCTACGAAGGGCGCCCGAACGTCACGGTCGACGCATTCGGTTTGACGCTCAAGTCGGGCAACGCGGTGCTGCTGCGCGGCAGCTCCTCGGCCGCAACCTCCAACACCGAACTCGTGCGGGTGCTGCGCGAATCGCTGATCACCAGTGGGCTGCCCGCCGACACCGTGCAGCTGCTCGACAGCCGAGACCGGGTGACGGTGACCCACCTCATCCAGGCCCGCGGCCTTGTCGACGTCGTGATTCCGCGCGGCGGAGCGGGCCTTATCGATGCCGTGGTCCGTGACGCGCAGGTGCCTACCATCGAAACCGGGGTCGGTAACTGCCACGTGTACGTGCATGCCGATGCCGATCTCGAGCTGGCCGAGCGGATCCTGTTGAACTCCAAGACTCGTCGGCCCAGCGTGTGCAACGCCGCGGAAACTCTCCTGGTCGATCGGGCCATCGCCGAGGTCGCGGTGCCGCGACTGATCGGCGCACTGCAGGCCGCCGGGGTCACGGTTCACGCCGATCTTGCGGTGCCGGGTGTCGTTCCGGTGACCGAGGAGGACTTCGATACCGAGTACCTGTCCCTGGATATCGCGGCCGCCGTGGTCGATGACCTTGACGCTGCGATTCGTCACATCGAGCAGCATTCCAGCGGCCACACCGACGCCATCGTCACCGCAAATCTCGGTGCGGCCCAGGAGTTCACCGACCGCGTCGACAGCGCGGCCGTGATGGTCAACGCCTCTACCGCGTTCACCGATGGCGAGCAGTTCGGGTTCGGTGCAGAGATCGGCATCTCCACCCAGAAGTTGCATGCCCGTGGCCCCATGGGGCTGCCCGAACTGACCACCACTAAGTGGATCGTCCTCGGAGACGGTCAGATCCGCCCCGCCTAACACCTGGAGTACGAGTGGACCGAACGCAGACCGCGCCGATGTTCAGCAGCATCGACGACGTGACCGCCCGGCTGGCAGAGACCGGATATCTCGCGGACACCGCCACGGCGACAGCGGTATTCCTTGCCGATCGGCTCGGCAAGCCACTCCTGGTGGAGGGACCCGCAGGCGTCGGCAAAACCGAATTGGCCAGGGCGGTGGCACAAACCACCGGTTCGGGTCTGGTACGTCTGCAGTGCTACGAGGGTGTCGACGAGGCGCGTGCCCTGTACGAGTGGAACCACGCCAAGCAGATTCTGCGCATCCAGGCCGGATCCGGTGACTGGGATGAGACCAAGACCGACGTGTTCGCCGAGGAATTCCTGCTGTCGCGGCCGCTGTTGACGGCGATCCGCCGCGAGGACCCGACGGTTCTGCTCATCGATGAGACCGACAAGGCCGATATCGAGATTGAGGGCCTGCTGTTGGAGGTGCTCAGCGACTTCGCCGTCACGGTTCCCGAACTGGGCACCATCACGGCCAGCAGGAAGCCCTTCGTGCTGCTGACCTCCAATGCCACCCGTGAACTGTCCGAGGCACTCAAGCGCCGCTGCCTGTTCCTGCATATCGATTTTCCCGATGCCGAGCTGGAGCGGCGCATCCTGCTCAAGAGGGTGCCCGAGCTGCCGGCCGCGCTGGCCGAGGAGCTGGTGCGCATCATCGGTGTACTGCGCAACATGCAGCTCAAGAAGGTTCCCTCGGTGGCCGAGACCATCGACTGGGGGCGCACCATCTTGGCGCTCGGCCTGGACACCCTCGACGACGCCGTCATCGCGTCGACGCTCGGCGTGATTCTCAAACATCACTCCGACCAGCAGCGGGCCGCGGGAGAGCTGAGGCTGAACTGATGAGCGCTCGAGCGAAGAAGAGACGGCGCTAATGCCCGCGCGTAAGCCTGCGAAGGTGGTGCTGCCGCTGGCGCCGCATGGTCTGCCGGGGCATCTGGTGGGC contains:
- a CDS encoding ribokinase — encoded protein: MTELATVCVLGSVNMDLTLRVEELPAPGATVLATSALPAPGGKGANQAVAAARAGASVQFIGAVGSDGAAPMLRSHLEDNNIGLDGLVEVDGPSGMAAITVEDSGENSIVVAPGANSAFTLDEKLHKDIICSHDVLLCQLEIPVQVALTAARWAAEAGKQFVLNASPAPVRSPDLAELAFRASVVVVNETEAKSWLYPSRHLVTTLGDEGSRYRSPQGEITVPSYPVRPLDTTGAGDVFAGVLAAWWPQGAETALRRANVAGALATLRSGAGNCAPSAARIELSLKGA
- a CDS encoding glutamate-5-semialdehyde dehydrogenase, with translation MSVSTNELAAPTADVSGVATDLRADVHDAARRARVAARDLARLTADTKNSALLAAADAIVAATASIIVANADDLQRARDAGIGAAMLDRLALDDRRIIGIADGLRQVAGLPDPVGEVLRGSTRPNGLRLRQVRVPLGVVGMVYEGRPNVTVDAFGLTLKSGNAVLLRGSSSAATSNTELVRVLRESLITSGLPADTVQLLDSRDRVTVTHLIQARGLVDVVIPRGGAGLIDAVVRDAQVPTIETGVGNCHVYVHADADLELAERILLNSKTRRPSVCNAAETLLVDRAIAEVAVPRLIGALQAAGVTVHADLAVPGVVPVTEEDFDTEYLSLDIAAAVVDDLDAAIRHIEQHSSGHTDAIVTANLGAAQEFTDRVDSAAVMVNASTAFTDGEQFGFGAEIGISTQKLHARGPMGLPELTTTKWIVLGDGQIRPA
- a CDS encoding AAA family ATPase, with translation MFSSIDDVTARLAETGYLADTATATAVFLADRLGKPLLVEGPAGVGKTELARAVAQTTGSGLVRLQCYEGVDEARALYEWNHAKQILRIQAGSGDWDETKTDVFAEEFLLSRPLLTAIRREDPTVLLIDETDKADIEIEGLLLEVLSDFAVTVPELGTITASRKPFVLLTSNATRELSEALKRRCLFLHIDFPDAELERRILLKRVPELPAALAEELVRIIGVLRNMQLKKVPSVAETIDWGRTILALGLDTLDDAVIASTLGVILKHHSDQQRAAGELRLN